A region of the Numenius arquata chromosome 2, bNumArq3.hap1.1, whole genome shotgun sequence genome:
ATTCCTTATTTCTAATAGTCTGTTATTATCATATGCAGCAAGCACCCAGCAGTGCTTGTCCTCCTTGTAGGTGCTGCTGCATTGTCTATAAATTTGGTCCTTTTCAGACATAAGCCATCAAAGGCTTGTATTTTAAGGCATGTTTGCTTGGCAAGAAGTTGAGCTGCTCTTGCTTCTATAACACCGTTTCCCAGATGTGTAAGCCAAGAAGCCTAAGACCTGTTTtctaaataaagtattttattaaatgttatGCAAACCTTTTCCCCTTCCGTGTTGCTCTCAAAAATGTATGCGCTCATGGATTCTTCTCCTGGAGTCTCACTGAGATGGACCACAAAGCCAATCAGTCGCCTGTTGTCCTGATGAGCGGCAAACTGTGTCACAGTGGCAAGTTCAAACTGGAAAAGTATAATAAagaattgaatttattttttttttaaccaccatTTGGGTAGCCTGGTCAAGAGCTCAAGTCCATGTGACTGAGCACTCAATGCTGTGGTAGAAAaccaaattcaaaacaaaagttACTTACACTTGTTCGTGTAACTTGGGTTTGAGGATCTATTAACCTGCAATTAtgtggaggggggggaaaaagaaattattttagagaGATTCTTAGTAATTTCAAGGTGATTTATAATAGGCAATTACTACAGCAATCTTACAAATGAGGAAAATATACAGAATCAAAGCTTTATCTGTGATTTCAAGTCAGTCAATGGCAAGGTTCAACTCCAGACAATCTCTCAGCTTCTTGACATGTCTATGTCATAATACCTTTCTGAATCACTAATTTGGTCAGCATCCTGAGCATATGGGCTGATACACTAACACGCATACGGACACAGACGCCTTCCAGCTAAAGTGAATGTCTTGTTTCAACATACTCTACAGTGACAATACTGACAACAGGACAGCGATGGCTCTCCTGCTGCTACTACATGTAAGGAAAGAGAATCTTCCActgcgtttggtttttttttttgccttatagCCCCACTGCATCCTCTAAATTTTGGTAGGATGTTCTTAAAACTTAGTAATCAGCAGGAGGACGATTTATATATACCACAGAGTaagaaaagagacatttttacTAAATGAATCTCAGGATCTTGCTCCCTTGCAGAGTGTAtttcttggaaaaacaaaacctaagaTACTAATCACAAGTTTCGTGAAGAGAACAGAATGTTGACAAGTTGGCAATTTTACAGTACCTCAAGTTCTTACTGGTGACCATGAGATGGGATTCAGTCATACGGAATATGTTGTGAATGGCACGAGCAGCTAACACTTGTCTCATAGCTTCGTAAATCACCTCACTTGTGTCGTCTGACTGAACAGCCATAGATCCTAAAAACCGAACCACGAACATCTGCTGCAAGAGTGAATCTGGAAGATAAAAGGCTTTTTCAGTAGCTGAAGTtatcaatgaaattatttttttttcacttcggAAATTCAACAGTAAACCCGTGGGTGGTGACTTCCTGCTATGAGGCAGGCAGTGCTCTGACCCAGTTTTAAACAGTGCTTGAACTGGCAGCGagtagggaggggaaaaaataaatcacagttgcTTGGAAGGTTTATGCCTTATTCGATTAGATAGTAAAATTCACTTGCCTGCCTTCTTATCAGGTGCACATAAACTGTGATAAATTTAAGATTGTGCACAAGTCCTTGGCTTCCATCAAATTAACTCTTATGTTTAAACATTGTacattcctcattttcttttatgtcCTTCTGACCTTCCATGCAGCTGGTTCCAATGAGGTTTTCATTAAATCCTTCCTTGCTCATTGACTATCACCATAAGACTCCTATTTACAGCTAAGTAGCCACTATGTGACAAAGCCAGAGCTTGGTCAGGCTCCCTTTACGGCTGGTGGTGAGCAAGGTAAAGCGGGACGACTCCTGCTGAACGTGACTGCTCAAAGGCTGTGTCTACATTGCACAAGACACTACAAAGATTGTTTAGCATCAGCTGGAGCTGAGCTTACGCAGATCCACTTGAGCAGTCTGAGAcgcagggcagcctcccaagcaCTGTACTCCCCGTGCTGCAGGGCAAcgctgctgctgcccacagtgGGGAGGTACAGATTGCAACCATCCCACCAGGCGATGGGACAGCATGTGCAAGTGACAGTGTTCAGATCAGTAGGTTCTGCTTTGATTCACCGAGTAGCTTTCTGACAGGGGCCGTTGTCTCCAGACAGTGGTTGTAACTGCtgcaaaggaagagaagagcCAGGGTCTGAGCCCTGCCTGTGCTGGCACAGGAAGGTGGGAACTGCTGACTTTTACTGACACGTcactgggaggagggaaagggggcaGCAGTGACAAACTCTCCCTTTGCTGAAAGAGACAAGCTGCTGCTGATAGCTATATCTCAGTGAGACTTAGATTGTGGATTTCAGAGGACACGTAGGTAAGAAATGGCTACTGAGCAGCCTCAAACTTGAGCAGACTTATAATCAAGTCCCATCAAACCCTTTCTAAAAAAGTCaacagctactttaaaaaaaaaaaaaaaaagaaaaagaaaaagaatgcaagacaaaaaccaagcaaaccaaatctttttgcctttaaacatttgaaataaacCTAATTTGTAATACAGCTTGGACTGTCAAggaaaaaggtgtttgttttcaCAGGCAGTGATGTTTAAAAGACTGGGCTTCCGAAAGGTAACTACCTTCAACTGTACTATGGATCTGTTACCATTGCTCCATGGTGCTTTCAGTTAAGAGACACTGGATAGCTGACAGCTGAATTAGGCCTAAAATCATGACTAATTTTATCTGGAAAAATGAAGCACTGACCTTCCTCCTCATCTTTGCTGCCATCTTCAGATTCCCCAAATGGGTTTGCACGCCtatgaaataagaataaaaactCTAATTACAAATTATTGTCACCACACACACATGCTCCAAAACCTAATTTTCTCCCCTGAAATCACTCTGTTAAAGTGATCGATCACTGTCTCTGGCCATACCTGCCACCTCTGTTCTGGTCCAGGAATTCTGTAGCAGGCAGTACAATGTCGAACTGAATCGGTGTTCCAGGAGCAATGAGTTGTGTGGAGTCTTGTATGCCAGCTGATTCGttggaaattattttatcattttccatATTCTTTACATTCTGGCtaaagtgaaaatggaaaaaaaatgtttcaatcaATCAATGATTCAATCAATCTTTGCTCTGGAAGGGAGACAAGATTATTCCAAAAGCCCAAGTGGTATTAAACCACTATATGTAAACATAAATAAGAGTATTTTTCTACTTACCTATTACTGAGGACTCtaataaaaatctcagttttttggtttttgttgtacctaaaattatttaggaaaaaagtaaatgctGGTACATTAAACCTGAATGCAGATCAACTCTGAGTGTGGGCTGACTTTCAGCAATAGGTTGCTGTTTGCCTCCCTGTCCTTGAGTGGCCATATTTACAGCCACATTATCAGTTCAAACAGCAGAGACTTCTAAGAGGTGTCAATGCCAATCCTGACATCTTTTTAAGATCTTACTTGGCCACAAGGTTTTGTTACAACATGATAGTTAAGAAGAAGTGTTACACACTGGGTCAGATTTCCTCCTGCACTTTTTCTCAAAGAGAATGAAATACTAAGTTTCCCACAGCTACAGAAGTTGTAACTATACACATCACTGCATAGGGTACACTGGGTTTACCAGCAGCATCCTTCTTTCTAGAAAGTTTTCTGGTTGCACATGGATTTAAAAGTGACTTGGGAGGTTAGTTGTCAATGAAATAGCTATTTCCTTTGCTCAGTGAAATAGATAGCAATACTCTTCTAGTTAAAAATCTGTAATCAAACAGCCGTACCGTgaataaaattagaaagaaactGACTGGCATTCCCCATGGCTATAGGGAATCTTCAGAATCTGTAAGCAATCATAATAAAGGGAATCATAAATCACAGTAACGGCACTGGCCTGAGAGGCAGAAGGTTTGGAAAAGGTTTGAATTTCTAGGAGTAAATATCTGTAGTAGATAgtaagtaagtaagtaaataGTAAGAATTTACAATTTTCTGACAAAATTTGCAGAGAAGTCTCTTTACGTTGAAGTCTGTGTCACACACACTTCCCTATTTTATTTCTCACTCTGCTTCTGAAAGCAGGATTCTGGTCCAGCACTAGGTTTGAAAGCCAAATCTGATAGTGGGAATTCTTCAGATCTCATTGAGCAAGATGCTAGGATCACGTGGACACAAAGAAatgatacataaaatatatatttttaatataagtatATTCTGGAGCATTATTAACAATTTTTGAGGGAGGGGAGCTTTATTGATTGATCTGAATGAGCACAAGAGAACAACAGTAATTATTCTGACAGCTGTGGAAGGCATATTCCTGTGACAGACCGACAAGAACTACTTGAGGTAATATGCAAGACTGTATTTAATTCAATGCATACTAGGAACCCACAttacaaatgtgtatttttgcatTGCCCACATTAcaagtcactgaatttcactgatttttttttagagttggaagggaccataaagatcatctagtccaactcccctgctgaagcaggattgcccagagcatgtcagagcgtgttactcaggactgcatccaggcgggtcttgaaaatctccagagaaggggactccacaacctccctgggcagcctgtttcagtgctctgtcaccctcaccataaagaagtttcttctcatatttgagtggaacctcctatgttccagcttgtgcccgttgcccctcgtcctctcactggcaaccactgaaaagagtctggctccctcctccttcaacccacccttcagatacttataagcatatcATTCCCTTAGAGCACAGCAGTTACAAGTAAAGCATTGcgtttctttctgaagaaacagcaaaatcccAATGGCAACCGCAAGTAGCTTCAAAGCCGTGATGTGAAGCAATGAGCATTACCCTCAATACTTAGTATCTCTTAAGACTTTCAGCAGGAAACGTCAGAAGTAGAGGAATTTTCTGGAACACATAGGCTTGTAAAGCCAGGGCCCAGACAGGGCTTTACAATCCCGGGTGATTGCTGCCTTGTAAATAGAGTGTAACCGAACACACAGTTTCTAGTCCATGCAAGTGAGAATGTTACCTGGGGTGGTGAGCTTCATGTTTTTTCCCAAAGCTGGTAATGGGAGTCACTGCTTGTAGGGCTGTCTGATTTAACTTGATTGCAGCTGCCTAGGAAAACAAGACCGAACAGCTCTTTTACATGTGTACTTTACGTTGCCATGTAAAGAACAACGGGAAAGCAAATTGGAAGGAACGGGCTGGAAGAAGGAAACAAGCTCCCACCTCTGGATTGTCAGTGAGATAGATCTGTCTGGAGATGTTGTTGATGGCACATATccactggaaaggaaaaaggaaattcaacTCTTCAAGTTCACTTGTATACAAGAATAAcagcattaagaaaatatttttacctcctcgtattctttcttgctttctgcttGAAGGGTTATACCCCTAAAATATAAACAGAGCATATCAATGCTAACAGTGGACACCAGGACTGTTTGACTCCAGGTCTTACAATAACATCACCAGCTTTGTATCTATTAACCatcaaaggaacaaaaaaatcacGAATAAGCTGCAGCTAAAGGACACCACTTGTGCTGTTCAGGCAGttgtgggggaggaagggaaggaaaatgcttttaatttggaAACACCCTTCTGGAAACCCAGAAGGGCTTACTATTACAGCAAGCATGTTTTACAGGAAACAGGATCTGAAAGGGTAGGTGTGACTGGCTGTCCTCAAATAAAACCTGTCTCATACGCTTTGCCTGTAGGAGTAGTGATCTGAAAGCAGTATCTTCTGTCTTCGCAGTCTACAGCCATAACAGAGCAGTTGTCCAGGTCCTGGATCAATCCTCCAGCTACCGCTCCCCTTGGCTGACACATCAAGTTGCCACCTTGAGTGAAGAAATAGAGTCTTTCCCAAGTTGTAGTCACCAGACCTGTTTTACTAAAGAGAAGATGCAGTGATAAAGACTCATTACTATCTAGAAATTACTCCATATATGAAGTcatttataaatatatgaaaCTGCAAACATATACTGATGCTAATCTGAACTTTATGTTCAaccctggaatattttttttatgatgagtcTCTATTAAGAGGTAAAAGCAGCATTTATTCCCAGCAGAGACTAATCCTTAATGCAAGCTGAAGAATTAAACCAATTCCAAACATTCAAAGTTAAAAACATTCTCTGGAGTATCTCCTAGTTAAGGAATAAAACAATCATTGGTATTGAGTAACTGACATGAAATACTATTAAgcgggattaaaaaaaaaaaaaaatttttttcaaggtGAAGAGCAGCACGAGCAATTTCAGCACAAAGAATCATTGCTTTCAAAAGTATCTTCTGCAGGTAGTATTTCAGAATCCATCTTCTCCCTAGCTATGGACCCCTATTATATCATAATCCAGCTCTAGAATGCTATGAGAAATTAATAAATGtccactcagaaaaaaaaaattactagcaaaatagaaataaactgaTATTTAACCAATCACATAAACAGGGTTACTATATGCTACCAATATACAGAGCTCCTGTGGAAGTTGGTGAAAGATTTTATTTGGATAATCTGCAGAGGTAACTGTACGTATGGTATACATTCAAAGTTATGCACTTGCATTGTCCATAAACTTTTTGTTTATGTAAAGTAGGTCATTTATGAAAACGTGTATTAACTACAGAATACAGCTGGTTATTTTTGTAAACATTATGTCTTCCCTAGCCCCATCACTTTCTAATTTTTAGCCACCTGAATGCAGGAAATCATCCTTGTAGGTGAATTCAACCAGAAATAAACTTCTGTTCTCAGGAAAACAGTCTCAAATGCCTCTAATTTGGTTTAAGCTTCTAAAACACATTTCCAAAGATGACAGATATAGGAGCTGAAGAGTACAGCTACCACAATGATTCAGGAGCCTCAAACATCATTACCTGAGGAGTCTttacaagctaaaaaaaaaaaacaaccaaaaaacaaaaaaacataaaaatgtagcAACTAGTCAGCAACTAAACAAACTAGCAGGTAGCAACAGTCTTCTTACTTTCTAAGATTAAGGTAGCCAGCCTTCTGGATGAGATTTCTATTGATAGCAGGTGAAGTTACATCAGAATCTGGGGTGTAAACAGATTCATTAACTGCAATTAAGTCCTGCTGGGATATCCTCATTTTTTCAGCTTCAGCATCCAGTTCTCCCTGTatgctgagggaaaaaaaccaaccacaacacaacaaaaaacccaaagacattATTAGTAAATTTATTCCAGGATATAGCTAACACCTGTAaaccaaaatgaacaaaaataccaGTTGAGATTATATTGAAGAGTAGCACAAagataaagtttatttttagaaTAGACTTTATAGGAAATGTAAGACTACACGTCCAAGGCTTTCTCTAAAGACTAGATAAATCACTGCAGTTAGGAAAGAATGGAAGGAAGAGGCATACAATAGGGAACTACTCCCAGAAAATGTCGTCCGAGCCTGAAGAGAAAAGATGCATATGCTCTGAAGGTACTAACAATGGTTTAAGGAAAATATGGCTATCTTTGGTGGGCTGGCAGCAAAAGCACAGCCAGGATTTCACCTTGCTCTTTAATTTGAAAGCCCAGCTTGAAGATCTACTCTTAGTATGTCTCATGTAGTAGCTATGCCTTCTTTTTTTGCAATTTGTACTCAATGTAGTTATCTTCTTTCCCCAAAGAGTATACAGAGATAATGATCAGAATTATGAGGTTGTTTTGCAAGACTGAAATGAGCACACGAGCAGGTGTTGAGAGTGAAAAGTTAAGTTTATTTTTTGAGAGAGACAGCTTCTAAAAGCAATGCTTGTATGAATTTACACTGCTGAGCATATATAGATGTTGCCCTAGTACGGCAGCACAGTTCAAAGTAGGCTTTAATGTATCCAGGCTACTGGCAGAACTCACGGGGTGGGAACAGAAGAATACTTGTCATTGCATACCTTAAGAAGTCATTAATACCTGCACCTATGCAATAAGCAACTTTCTCCCTGCCTTCTGCCCAAGTGGTTAAACCTTCTGTAGAGCACATAACACAGCAGGACCAGAGATCCATGTAGTCCACTGTCCTGTCTCTGAGAGTGGCAAAAAGCCTGTGGAAAAGTATACGGCAAGTACACATGATTCTTCTCCCGCTCTCCTCCCCAGTCTTTTGTAGAAATTGGTGATATCATGTCACAAAGTAATCTAGAGACCCAGTGCTGCATTTAAGTCAGCACTAAGCAGTATCTGACTGGCCAAAAGAAGAGTCATTCTTGGATCATGGTGTTAGCTTATTCATGTTAACttatttccagcttttctgcATCTTTAGAAAGCTGAGACTTCCTAAGCTCCCACATCACCTCCCAAATGAGAGCAGCTGTGTGCATCCTACCACCTAGCCCAAGTCATGGAAGAGGCTGTTATAAAGGCTGAGTAATATCATCAGATCTGAGTTAAATTAGACCATATATTGCAAGCTAGTGCCTTTCAACATTATCATTAAGTTTCAgaataagaattatttaaattccattttgaaataaaatggaacAATGCTGTCAGCTTTTACATAAGTGCTACTTCAATGAATCTTTTGATCAGTGATTCTTGTTGCACCACAAATTGCTTCCGACAAAACTTCCCTGGCATTTTCATGGTTCCAAAGCCTGGATTCCTCTTCCTAAGGCATGTTTATCTTATCTCCAAAgtagaaaggagagaaaagctgACAATTCTGAGTTTATATGCATTTCTGGCAATTAGACCGATGGGTTACTGAGAGTATTTTAGTGATCTGTCCTCTCATGTGTTTTTATAGTTAACAATATTCCCTGTATAAATGAAAAGACTTAAATATGAAGACTCAGTTTCACAATCAGCTTAACCTACATCACTGCTGAAATGCACAATGGGTGTCATCGGCTTGTTGTTCCAAGAAAACAAATCTGACAAATAAAAAGCTTTTAGCTTGATTAGCAAGCAGATCTGACTCACTGAGGCCTTGTAAGCCCAGCGCTAAAGAAGGAAAGGAGTGGGCAGCACAGTTTTCAGTGGCTGCGTTATCTTAAATCATGAAACCATGTCTTGTCTCAGTAGTTGCCAAGCTGCAGAGTCTCATTCAGAATTTTGCGAGCTTCTCTTTTAGTTTCTCTAAAGTTGTCACACTCCTCTACACGTTACACAAGTTGTACTTTCAAGCTTTGCTGTGTGACAGActtaaaacacaaaacccagaCTCAGCAAACCAACTGAGCAGCCCATTTTTGCTTCCATTTACCAGTGTGTACTATCCAGAATTCAAATCCATCAGACTTTGGAAAACAAGAGCTTATTCTATGGTGAGGATCCAATGGCAGGATCCTCACTGTACCTATAAGACACAAGCAAGGTGCTCTACCCTTACTAAATAAAGGGCATTATTTCAAGGGAGTTTAAAATCTGTCCTCTAATCTGTACAAATGCTACGTAGACTATGGAGGGATTCATTTCAGAAGTGAGTATAGGAAGATATATAAGTAAGTACAGATGTACAGGAAGTAAAGAATCAGTCAAGTGAAGGAATCTACTATACAAGGAGATTACTTATAACACTTCTCAAATTCACAAGtatgcattatttaaaatgccACCGGAGTTAGAGTAAGTAATGATTTGGATACAGTCCAATATGAAAGGTATGAAGCAATAAAGCGAAGGACTCAGTTTAGTGTTCCagctgatttaaaataaataattaatgttCTCGAATATAATTTACAGGCATTTAATTGTAAAGAAAATGTCAATCTTCACTACAAgttggggagtggggagggaaggggaaagaaaaaataatcacagaattagGAGTACAAAAGTGAGGCAGTTTATTGAAATAAGGACTTAGCTAAAGCAGGCTGAACTCAGTGGACCGACAGCCTATACTGGTTGCAATATGTTCTCTAGGGCGAGGAGTTTTGTTTGCCTTGTGTAGCTACATCAAACACTATAGGCCCCAAATCCTTGTTTGGGAGTTTAATGGGCTATTGTTATAGTATTATTACAGAAGACCCAGCAGGTATAAATATCTCTAATTCAGAGTGCACTTTATCTCTATTATATTAGTTCTGTTAACCCATTTCAAGCCCAAACTCCATGCTTTGGCCTCCATGAAGAGAAACAGGGATGTAAGAATGCACATGGACACTTGAATAGTTCTCAACTACACTGTACGAACAACTCCCTGCAGTGCACTAACAGCATTTTCCTTTAACTGTACAAACATAGCTCCTTTCCACCTGCTGCTTTATCAAAATATGTCCAACGATGCAATGCAAGCATGGAAGGACTGTCACGAGAAAGAAACACTCCATTACACGCTGAAGGTTAGAGCACTATTGCTCGGAATTCAATGgaacaacaaaaggaaacaaaagtatCGTGTTACCTTTGAACCATGCCTGAAACAGATGATAAAAAGCTGTCCATTCTTTTGGAAAACATCTCTGCTCCTTTCTTAAAAAAGTTGATCTGAAAaataccgaaaaaaaaaaaaaagggcactggAAGTTATCTTGGCTTTGGCAGACAAATAACAGATTGTGGGGACTGTGTTAACAGCGATCCCACTATGACTGATACTTGGGGAATAAATACATGGTCAAAACATCTACGCTGCCTTTGTGTTTCCCACTTTTGTAACTTCCCACCTTTTCACACACCCTTTTTCACACACCTAAGCTATTGGCTGCTGACAGGTATGTTTCCAACGAACTTGCTAAATGACTACAATAAGGGAACAGGTAGCCTTCTCCCATACTAGCACGGTGCAGAACTTGGTCTAGTGGTTTTATGAGCCACTGGACTACCAACTCCAGCCTGaaaatttttaaactgctttagcAAAGTCAGTCAGGAAAATGATGAAGTGTAGCTGTGCTAGCTGAAGCCTCCAGGACAATCAGTTACATCAACCACAGACTTACCACAGATTTTGTCCTACTGAAGGAGCTAAAAAAAGCTACCAAGGCCAAAGTGCCCATTTTGTGACAGAAGATGAATTCACTTTGCTGGTATGGCTCAGCAGGCACGCAACAGCAGCAAAGCACTCAGTGTAGGCTTGACCTTGGATTACCTGCTGCAGGGCACACAGTCATCATTAGGATCTACTGGTAATTGTGTGAAACGTGGACACAGGTAGCGCGTGTGGTACCATGTGCAATTAGgtagctttttattaaaaaaagataaaaatcagtgAACTACTCCAGAAAGAGACGTAAAAGCAAATTCTTGGCTGTTAAGCAATTTATTAACTATTTCTTCCTATTTTACTTATGATTCCACTCCTTTTCCTTAACCTTGGGATGTGGGATTCCTCTTACTTGTAAATCAGATTTCTGCAAACATGTTCTTGACCACAGACTCCCTTTACAGACAAAGGAGAGAAAGCATGCTCTCTTCAAGAATGATCCACCTATTCTATTTCAGAAGCCTACTTCAGGAGGGAACAGCTCTAAATTCCACTGATGATAGACTGACGCCTAGCTTAGACACTGAGGTCAAGTTTCAGTTAAATAAACCCTGCATTAGCCACTGCTTCTTCCAAAAATTCCTTATGGCCTGCTCATTCATTGGAAATGTGAAATAGGAGACACATGTTTTGAGTAAttaataaacaaaatatatacTTGGGCTGAAAGGTGGCGGTTCATAGTATTTAAGCATCAATATCAACTGTCCTCTTGCTACTCAGTCATTCCCATGACATCCTAAGGCGTTCCTGTGTACGGCACTGAGATATGGCAGTTTTGCCAGATGAAATACAGGAAAGATAGTTATGTTTGGCTTCCAGTAAAGGACACCAATGCAATTCTTTCACTTATATAATTACAGCAGAGAAGCAGTGTAGGCTCCCATGGTGGGGAAAGCGACTGAATTCTCCTTTATTACCTATTTTATACGGGGTACATGATctgcaaaagacaggaaaatggaGACAATGATCCACACTACAATCTTAAACAGAGCACtgcatctgtttttctgtcttcataGCCCAATTCTCATTTTCCCAAAGCAAATGAGTGGTTAATGAGAATGCAGTGCTGTGAAAATACCAGTTTGTTGATCCTCCTGACATCCTGGTGAGTCAGATTATCAGTATTACTACTGCATTGTACAGACCTGAGAAATGCTCTATCaagtgtgcctcagggctcagttttggggccagtcttgtttaatatctttattgatgatctagataaggggattgagtgcaccctcagtaagtttgcagatgacaccaaactaggtgggaacgttgatctgcttgagggtcggcaggctctacagagggacctagacaggttggatcaatgggccaaggccaatgggatgaggtttagtaaggccaagtgccgggtcctgcatttcagtcacaacaaccccaggcaacgctacaggcttggggaagagtggctggaaagctgcccagcagaaaaggacctgggggtgttgatggacagccggcttaacatgagccagcagtgtgcccaggtagccaagaaggccaacagcatcctggcctgtatcaggaatagcgtggccagcaggagtagggaagtga
Encoded here:
- the APPL2 gene encoding DCC-interacting protein 13-beta isoform X1; the encoded protein is MPAVDKLLLEEALQDSPQTRSLLSVFEEDAGTLTDYTNQLLQAMQRVYGAQNEMCLATQQLSKQLLAYEKQHFALGKGDEEVISTLHYFSKVVDELNILHSELAKQLADTMVLPIIQFREKDLTEVSTLKDLFGLASNDYSLSAEHDVSMAKYSRLPKRKENEKLKAEVSKEVANARRKQHLSSLQYYCALNALQYRKRVAMMEPILGYTRGQINFFKKGAEMFSKRMDSFLSSVSGMVQSIQGELDAEAEKMRISQQDLIAVNESVYTPDSDVTSPAINRNLIQKAGYLNLRNKTGLVTTTWERLYFFTQGGNLMCQPRGAVAGGLIQDLDNCSVMAVDCEDRRYCFQITTPTGKAGITLQAESKKEYEEWICAINNISRQIYLTDNPEAAAIKLNQTALQAVTPITSFGKKHEAHHPSQNVKNMENDKIISNESAGIQDSTQLIAPGTPIQFDIVLPATEFLDQNRGGRRANPFGESEDGSKDEEEDSLLQQMFVVRFLGSMAVQSDDTSEVIYEAMRQVLAARAIHNIFRMTESHLMVTSKNLRLIDPQTQVTRTSFELATVTQFAAHQDNRRLIGFVVHLSETPGEESMSAYIFESNTEGEKICYAISLGKEIIEAKKDPEALAQLMKSVPLTNDGKFMLLNDQLEEDGTIHEGGEESEA
- the APPL2 gene encoding DCC-interacting protein 13-beta isoform X2; translation: MPAVDKLLLEEALQDSPQTRSLLSVFEEDAGTLTDYTNQLLQAMQRVYGAQNEMCLATQQLSKQLLAYEKQHFALGKGDEEVISTLHYFSKVVDELNILHSELAKQLADTMVLPIIQFREKDLTEVSTLKDLFGLASNEHDVSMAKYSRLPKRKENEKLKAEVSKEVANARRKQHLSSLQYYCALNALQYRKRVAMMEPILGYTRGQINFFKKGAEMFSKRMDSFLSSVSGMVQSIQGELDAEAEKMRISQQDLIAVNESVYTPDSDVTSPAINRNLIQKAGYLNLRNKTGLVTTTWERLYFFTQGGNLMCQPRGAVAGGLIQDLDNCSVMAVDCEDRRYCFQITTPTGKAGITLQAESKKEYEEWICAINNISRQIYLTDNPEAAAIKLNQTALQAVTPITSFGKKHEAHHPSQNVKNMENDKIISNESAGIQDSTQLIAPGTPIQFDIVLPATEFLDQNRGGRRANPFGESEDGSKDEEEDSLLQQMFVVRFLGSMAVQSDDTSEVIYEAMRQVLAARAIHNIFRMTESHLMVTSKNLRLIDPQTQVTRTSFELATVTQFAAHQDNRRLIGFVVHLSETPGEESMSAYIFESNTEGEKICYAISLGKEIIEAKKDPEALAQLMKSVPLTNDGKFMLLNDQLEEDGTIHEGGEESEA